A part of Bacteroidota bacterium genomic DNA contains:
- a CDS encoding DUF2147 domain-containing protein gives MKYGILILLLTLGLGRVSAQGNADAIKGVWLSENKRLKVEIYAVNNVYFGKILWLYEQNDPETGKPKLDKENPDPNKRNRPLIGLQVLKDFRFKDGFWQDGYVYNSQNGNTYACEIWLEGKDMLVLRGYWGFVYHTERWTRVKV, from the coding sequence ATGAAATACGGCATACTCATTTTACTACTTACACTTGGTTTGGGCAGGGTTTCTGCTCAGGGCAATGCCGATGCTATAAAAGGCGTATGGTTGTCGGAAAACAAGCGCTTAAAAGTTGAAATTTACGCCGTAAATAATGTGTATTTCGGTAAAATTTTATGGTTATACGAACAAAACGACCCTGAAACGGGTAAACCCAAGTTAGATAAAGAAAACCCCGACCCCAACAAACGCAACCGACCCCTTATTGGCCTGCAGGTTTTAAAAGATTTTCGTTTCAAAGACGGATTTTGGCAGGATGGATACGTGTATAACTCCCAAAACGGCAATACCTACGCCTGTGAAATATGGTTAGAAGGGAAGGATATGCTTGTGCTGCGAGGGTATTGGGGGTTTGTTTATCATACTGAGCGTTGGACGAGGGTGAAGGTATGA
- a CDS encoding helix-turn-helix transcriptional regulator: protein MPAINSIKLTPEKGGEIKVEYNTLRRTVLVIRSVDHKLRQQIIKMLEESPRLTVTEIYIKLRIEQSIASQHLSILRRSGVVVSKRTGKFIYYSLNHERLAEIGNLIKELAK from the coding sequence ATGCCCGCTATAAATTCCATTAAACTAACTCCTGAAAAAGGAGGAGAAATTAAAGTTGAATACAACACACTCCGAAGAACCGTTTTGGTAATTCGGTCGGTTGACCATAAACTTCGACAGCAGATTATAAAAATGCTGGAAGAATCTCCGCGTTTAACAGTTACTGAAATCTACATTAAATTACGTATAGAGCAAAGTATTGCATCGCAACATCTTTCTATATTAAGAAGAAGTGGTGTGGTAGTCAGCAAACGAACGGGAAAATTTATTTATTACTCCCTTAATCACGAAAGGCTTGCTGAAATTGGTAACTTAATTAAAGAACTGGCAAAATAA
- a CDS encoding nicotinate-nucleotide adenylyltransferase — protein MNIGLFFGSFNPVHTGHMIIANHFAENADLHQVWFIISPQNPFKEKSSLLDEKHRLYMVNLAIEDNYKLQASNIEFHLPQPSYTIDTLTHLKEKHPEHKFSIIVGSDNLAAFHKWKNYELILAAHTVLVYKRSAKDVVPENLKGDIQLFDVPLLGISSTYIRQNIKNGKSVRYLVPEKVWKHLDEMHFYK, from the coding sequence ATGAACATTGGATTATTCTTCGGCTCATTCAATCCTGTGCATACCGGACATATGATTATTGCAAATCATTTTGCTGAAAATGCTGATCTGCATCAGGTATGGTTTATTATTTCTCCCCAAAACCCTTTTAAGGAAAAATCTTCTCTGCTCGATGAAAAACATCGCTTATACATGGTAAATCTGGCAATTGAAGATAATTATAAACTCCAGGCCTCAAATATCGAATTTCATTTACCGCAACCGAGTTATACTATTGATACACTCACACATCTAAAAGAAAAACATCCGGAACATAAGTTTAGTATCATTGTTGGCTCCGATAATTTGGCTGCATTTCACAAATGGAAAAATTATGAACTGATACTTGCAGCACATACGGTTCTGGTATACAAAAGAAGTGCAAAAGACGTAGTTCCGGAAAACCTTAAAGGTGATATCCAACTCTTTGATGTTCCGCTGCTGGGTATTTCATCAACATATATCCGTCAAAATATCAAAAACGGGAAATCTGTACGATATTTAGTACCCGAAAAAGTTTGGAAACACTTAGATGAAATGCATTTTTATAAATAA
- the tsaB gene encoding tRNA (adenosine(37)-N6)-threonylcarbamoyltransferase complex dimerization subunit type 1 TsaB: MAKILHIETSAAYCSVSIAVDGIGVSEETATAVNDHIGHLTLLIEKVCGSAAIPLKIMDAVAVSSGPGSYTGLRIGVSTAKGICQALNIPLISVNSLESMVYGIKDKFKGEDVLFCPLIDARRMEVYTLIANPSGSILVPQQAYIVNEGHLLEDMLEKNRIVFFGTGLNKCKQLLNHAHAIFYDDFIQTSTSMHFLANRQFLNGNFENIAYFEPLYIKEFYTTQKIKKA, from the coding sequence TTGGCAAAAATATTACATATAGAAACCTCTGCAGCTTATTGCAGTGTAAGTATTGCAGTTGATGGCATTGGTGTAAGTGAAGAAACTGCCACAGCTGTTAACGATCATATTGGGCATTTGACGCTCCTAATCGAAAAAGTATGCGGTAGCGCCGCTATCCCGCTCAAAATAATGGATGCAGTAGCCGTAAGTTCCGGTCCCGGCTCATATACCGGCCTGCGTATAGGTGTTTCAACCGCAAAAGGTATTTGTCAGGCGCTTAACATTCCCCTTATTTCTGTTAATTCGCTGGAAAGTATGGTTTATGGGATAAAAGACAAGTTTAAAGGCGAAGATGTGCTTTTTTGCCCTCTAATAGACGCAAGGCGAATGGAAGTATACACTTTGATTGCCAACCCGTCCGGTTCAATTTTAGTCCCCCAGCAGGCTTATATTGTTAATGAAGGCCATTTATTGGAGGATATGCTGGAAAAAAACCGCATCGTTTTCTTTGGAACAGGGTTAAATAAATGTAAACAGCTGTTAAACCATGCGCATGCGATATTTTATGATGATTTCATACAAACTTCAACAAGCATGCATTTTTTAGCAAATCGTCAATTTTTAAATGGAAATTTTGAAAATATTGCATATTTCGAACCTTTATATATCAAAGAATTTTATACTACTCAAAAAATAAAAAAGGCCTAG
- the nadA gene encoding quinolinate synthase NadA, translated as MIIKGEKDVDNAVLERTGFIDSPIDPQLDLFEEIKKLKKEKNAVILAHYYQESDIQDIADYIGDSLGLAQNAAKTEADLIVFAGVHFMAETAKILNPHKKVIMPDSKAGCSLADSCPPFLFKKFIDAHPGHTVISYINCTAEIKALSDIICTSSNAVKIVESVPADQPIIFAPDKNLGRYIEKKTGRKMVLWDGSCMVHEIFSLEKITKLKHRHPNAKVIAHPECEEPVLAVADYIGSTTGLLKYATTDSANEFIVVTETGIIHQLQKNSPEKTFIPAPPDNLCACNDCPHMKRNTLEKLYNCMLYELPEININEPTISMARKSIQRMLDISAAAGL; from the coding sequence ATGATCATTAAGGGGGAAAAGGATGTGGATAATGCCGTTTTAGAACGGACCGGATTTATAGATAGTCCGATAGATCCACAGTTAGATTTGTTTGAGGAAATAAAAAAACTCAAAAAAGAAAAAAATGCTGTTATTCTGGCGCATTACTACCAGGAGTCTGATATTCAGGATATTGCAGATTATATCGGTGATAGTTTAGGCCTTGCACAAAATGCAGCAAAAACCGAAGCCGACCTTATTGTGTTTGCAGGCGTGCACTTTATGGCAGAAACCGCTAAAATCCTCAATCCCCACAAAAAAGTGATTATGCCCGATTCTAAAGCGGGTTGCTCATTGGCTGACAGTTGTCCTCCTTTTTTGTTTAAAAAGTTTATTGACGCCCATCCCGGCCACACTGTCATCAGTTATATCAACTGCACAGCAGAAATAAAAGCGTTGAGCGATATAATCTGCACAAGTAGCAATGCAGTTAAAATTGTAGAAAGTGTTCCAGCCGATCAACCCATAATTTTTGCACCGGATAAAAACCTCGGAAGATATATCGAGAAAAAAACCGGAAGAAAAATGGTTTTATGGGATGGCAGTTGTATGGTGCACGAAATATTTTCGCTGGAAAAAATTACTAAACTCAAACATCGTCACCCAAACGCAAAAGTTATAGCACATCCTGAATGTGAAGAACCCGTTTTAGCCGTTGCCGATTATATTGGCAGTACAACCGGTTTATTAAAATATGCTACAACCGATAGTGCAAATGAATTTATTGTTGTTACCGAAACAGGTATCATCCATCAATTGCAAAAAAATAGTCCTGAAAAAACTTTTATTCCTGCACCACCTGATAATTTATGTGCTTGTAATGATTGTCCGCACATGAAAAGAAATACATTAGAAAAATTATACAACTGTATGCTATATGAATTGCCGGAAATAAATATTAATGAACCAACAATTTCTATGGCAAGAAAATCTATTCAACGCATGTTGGATATTTCTGCAGCTGCAGGTTTGTAA
- a CDS encoding M28 family peptidase: MFTVIRTYRFWVLLVLLASFGVVSGQTTIKSALEQHITYLADDKLEGRATGSKGEALASDYIAKAFKAINLKPAGDNNTYLQAFDAHAGKALGPNNYIKAGETFDNIAETYPHPMSANGIVTGKVVAAGFGIIAPTLDYNDYTGIDVKGKIVIIKFSSPDGTHPHSKYVDFNDERLKIKSAVEQGATAVLFYNEDENYDVPTQDYRRTITAENIPVIIISKTVAAKLLSYKNEITISAELNPVVKTGHNVLGYIDNGAVNTIVIGAHYDHLGHGEIEGSLYRGAPAIHNGADDNASGVALIIELAKKIATSDYKNNNYLFIAFSGEEMGLFGSKAFVASTLVNNYSINYMLNYDMVGRLDTSKTIIINGVGSSTNWRLLQNIKIDDLKLKTTESGIGPSDQTSFYLKDIPVLHFFTGSHNDYHKPTDDANLINYEGIVDVLDFSYVLIDSLNSAGKINFTKTKEENNENTPRFKVTLGVIPDYAFAEKGMRIDGVTDGKPASVAGLKAGDIVIKLGEYDVVDMMGYMTALGKFSKGETTIVTIIRDKETLQLEVKF, translated from the coding sequence ATGTTTACAGTAATTCGAACATATCGTTTTTGGGTATTACTTGTTCTCTTGGCAAGTTTTGGTGTGGTATCAGGTCAAACCACCATTAAAAGTGCATTAGAGCAACATATTACCTATCTGGCTGACGATAAACTGGAAGGAAGAGCAACAGGTAGCAAAGGAGAGGCCCTGGCATCTGATTATATAGCCAAAGCCTTTAAAGCTATTAACCTTAAACCGGCTGGTGATAACAATACGTACTTACAAGCCTTTGATGCCCATGCGGGAAAAGCACTTGGCCCAAATAACTATATTAAAGCAGGAGAAACTTTCGATAATATCGCTGAAACCTATCCGCATCCGATGTCGGCAAACGGCATTGTAACTGGAAAAGTTGTTGCAGCGGGTTTTGGAATTATTGCACCTACATTAGATTATAACGACTATACCGGAATTGATGTAAAAGGGAAAATTGTAATCATAAAATTTTCATCGCCTGATGGTACACATCCACATTCTAAGTATGTTGATTTTAATGATGAACGTTTAAAAATAAAATCAGCAGTTGAACAAGGTGCAACGGCAGTATTATTTTATAATGAAGATGAAAATTATGATGTTCCTACTCAAGATTATCGCAGAACAATTACAGCAGAAAATATTCCGGTAATCATAATCAGTAAAACGGTTGCAGCAAAATTATTATCCTATAAAAACGAAATAACTATTTCCGCTGAATTAAATCCTGTGGTAAAAACCGGACATAATGTATTGGGGTATATTGATAATGGTGCTGTAAATACTATTGTAATTGGTGCACATTACGATCACCTTGGTCACGGCGAAATTGAAGGTTCGTTATACAGAGGAGCACCTGCCATTCACAATGGTGCTGATGACAATGCGAGCGGTGTTGCATTAATAATTGAATTGGCAAAAAAAATAGCCACATCAGATTATAAAAACAATAATTATTTGTTTATCGCATTTAGTGGTGAGGAGATGGGACTCTTTGGCAGCAAAGCTTTCGTGGCATCTACCCTAGTAAATAACTACAGCATTAATTATATGCTCAATTATGATATGGTTGGGCGATTAGATACATCTAAAACAATAATAATTAATGGTGTTGGCAGCAGCACAAACTGGCGTTTATTGCAAAATATTAAAATAGATGATTTAAAATTAAAAACTACTGAATCAGGAATAGGACCAAGTGATCAAACTTCATTTTATTTAAAAGATATTCCTGTTTTACATTTTTTTACCGGCTCACATAACGATTACCATAAACCAACCGATGATGCTAATTTAATTAATTACGAAGGCATAGTTGATGTATTGGATTTTAGTTATGTATTAATTGATTCATTAAATAGTGCCGGGAAAATTAATTTCACAAAAACAAAAGAAGAAAACAACGAAAATACCCCACGTTTTAAAGTAACACTGGGTGTAATTCCTGATTATGCATTTGCCGAAAAAGGTATGCGCATTGATGGTGTTACGGATGGCAAACCGGCAAGTGTTGCAGGATTAAAAGCAGGGGACATTGTAATTAAATTAGGCGAATATGATGTAGTAGATATGATGGGTTACATGACCGCATTGGGTAAATTTAGTAAAGGAGAAACCACAATTGTTACCATTATTCGCGATAAAGAAACACTTCAACTGGAGGTTAAATTTTAA
- a CDS encoding T9SS type A sorting domain-containing protein: protein MKPLLVILLLINSFNTFCQDWALFPYQTDMYYFPEGTTNLFSCKHDSVSTIGDTTNYYYNTQAPHGATQACFDSVINFEDNFYYSWPPYKMEFSGLGDSLTYYNSIYGTLPAIFKPMAVVGSSWKIYNNSDESEFSEIEITCDSIVLGNFLGFTDSIKYFSVHTLSPVIGGFTIDKATYILSKHYGLIRFLPFYQLINPTTCEDCFRCYNLIGWNAFASSAGYKGPLWEDWIHLAPGDFLKYYFNYSYPLGTGSGFQTALIQSVTHYADSIVIQYENESGYIYTYAYYKNAIYNAISSPPWRPFYIPESPYQFELDKYIGEMYSNESYIDTTTFPGVWRYKQYITTTGWQYDDCLVNPSFEYSHEIHWDSYIGVTFESKGSPKDYSNFGLAGYVINGQTYGNYSPLSIDELYNNENAINIFPNPASDFLQFQIAPNSYTQCYIYDITGKCHLTCQTVSGKIDISGLPKGTYILDLISDTGSRVGKFVKL, encoded by the coding sequence ATGAAACCGCTACTTGTTATTCTGCTCCTAATCAATTCTTTCAATACCTTTTGTCAGGATTGGGCCTTATTTCCATACCAAACAGACATGTATTATTTTCCTGAAGGAACTACCAACTTGTTTAGTTGCAAACACGACTCTGTTTCAACCATTGGAGATACAACTAACTACTATTACAATACCCAGGCTCCTCATGGTGCTACTCAAGCGTGCTTTGATTCGGTTATAAATTTTGAAGATAATTTTTATTATTCCTGGCCTCCTTACAAGATGGAATTTTCAGGTCTTGGCGACAGCTTAACTTATTATAATAGTATTTATGGCACATTGCCGGCCATTTTTAAACCGATGGCTGTTGTGGGTTCAAGTTGGAAAATTTATAACAATTCTGATGAAAGCGAATTTTCGGAAATAGAAATTACTTGTGATTCTATTGTATTGGGAAACTTTCTTGGTTTTACAGACAGTATAAAATATTTTTCGGTGCATACTCTTTCTCCCGTTATCGGCGGTTTTACAATTGATAAGGCAACTTATATTTTAAGCAAACATTATGGACTCATACGTTTTTTACCTTTTTACCAGTTAATTAATCCTACTACCTGCGAGGACTGTTTTAGATGCTACAATTTAATTGGTTGGAATGCATTTGCCAGTTCAGCAGGGTACAAGGGACCACTTTGGGAAGACTGGATACATTTGGCGCCTGGCGATTTCCTTAAATATTATTTCAACTATAGCTATCCTTTGGGAACAGGTTCCGGTTTTCAAACGGCCCTAATACAAAGTGTAACACATTATGCCGATTCTATTGTTATCCAATATGAAAACGAATCTGGTTACATTTATACCTATGCTTATTATAAAAACGCAATATATAATGCGATAAGTTCACCACCTTGGAGACCTTTTTATATTCCCGAATCTCCATATCAATTTGAATTAGATAAATATATTGGTGAAATGTATTCCAATGAGTCGTATATTGATACAACAACGTTTCCAGGCGTTTGGCGATACAAACAATATATTACAACAACAGGTTGGCAATATGACGATTGTTTGGTAAACCCATCTTTTGAATACAGCCACGAAATACATTGGGATTCATATATTGGTGTCACCTTCGAATCAAAGGGAAGTCCAAAAGATTATTCGAATTTCGGCCTGGCTGGTTATGTTATTAATGGTCAAACTTATGGCAACTATTCCCCGCTCAGCATAGATGAACTTTATAATAATGAAAATGCAATAAACATTTTTCCAAATCCGGCAAGTGATTTCCTTCAATTTCAAATTGCTCCAAATTCATACACTCAATGTTATATTTATGATATTACCGGCAAATGTCATCTCACTTGCCAAACAGTTTCCGGCAAAATCGATATTTCCGGTCTGCCCAAAGGAACATATATCCTTGACCTAATTTCCGACACCGGAAGTCGGGTGGGCAAATTTGTGAAGTTGTAA
- a CDS encoding DUF2147 domain-containing protein: MKKLMFLLFTMSVAFSVKAQNWQDACIGGWINGDGDAKIEIYKKDNKYYGKITWLREPNEEDGTPKVDDENPDESKQKQPIMGLVILKGFDFEDGFWKNGTIYDPKNGKTYKCEMWLDGKTGLKIRGYWGVVYRTETWTKAK; the protein is encoded by the coding sequence ATGAAGAAATTAATGTTTTTATTATTTACAATGAGTGTTGCGTTTTCGGTGAAGGCGCAAAACTGGCAGGATGCCTGCATTGGTGGATGGATAAACGGTGATGGTGATGCGAAAATTGAGATTTATAAAAAAGACAATAAATATTACGGTAAAATAACCTGGTTACGCGAGCCGAATGAGGAAGATGGAACACCAAAAGTAGATGATGAAAATCCGGATGAGTCGAAACAAAAACAACCAATTATGGGTCTGGTTATACTGAAAGGGTTTGATTTTGAGGATGGCTTTTGGAAAAACGGGACAATTTATGACCCTAAAAACGGAAAAACTTACAAATGCGAAATGTGGCTGGATGGCAAAACGGGATTAAAAATACGAGGGTACTGGGGCGTGGTATACAGAACCGAAACCTGGACCAAAGCGAAATAA
- a CDS encoding helix-turn-helix transcriptional regulator, with amino-acid sequence MAKQSIIVFNNVESGELHSAGIMLRAIAHPLRLKIIAYIDKHKPVNVHSIYTNLNIDQSIASQQLNILRASNLVITSRDGKFIYYSINYDTIRYINTLLENFKK; translated from the coding sequence ATGGCAAAACAAAGCATTATCGTTTTTAATAATGTTGAAAGCGGTGAGCTGCACAGTGCAGGCATCATGCTTCGCGCCATTGCGCATCCGCTGCGATTAAAAATAATTGCTTATATAGATAAACATAAGCCGGTAAACGTGCATAGTATTTATACCAATTTAAATATCGACCAGAGTATTGCTTCGCAACAATTAAATATTTTACGTGCTTCTAATCTGGTAATAACATCCAGAGATGGAAAATTTATTTATTATTCCATCAACTACGATACCATAAGGTATATTAATACACTGCTGGAAAATTTTAAAAAATAA
- a CDS encoding S41 family peptidase, whose product MQRLKTFYQSAKGKLIITATAISSVFIITTAATGADLFEVGKNIDIFTSVYKELNTYYVDDVDPNKLMRTGIDAMLESLDPYTNYISEAELEGYKFQITGNYGGIGASIRPIEGKQTVIECFEGFAAEKAGLIPGDIILEIDGKKLSDVNDDEITDLLRGSPGTTLTLKVNRPFVEKTFDVVVTREDIDVHNVPYYGFVEEGIGYIILSQFTEDAGLNVGNAVKELKKINPNMNGLILDLRGNPGGLLREAVNVSNVFINKGEAVCSTLGKVKEWDKTFNTLNSAIDSKISLVVLTNSSSASASEIVAGTIQDYDRGVILGEKSFGKGLVQTTRDISYNTKLKLTTAKYYIPSGRCIQALDYTHRNPDGSVGKLPDSLKTAFKTKSGRTVYDGGGIDPDVKVERESYRDITISLIRKNLIFNYATLYHFEHPTIGDAKTFSMSDKEYDAFVTWLRDKEYDYTTATEKDLEYLEESAKEDAYYDAVKDDIASLKTKINHDKEKDLYKFKDEILAELNAEIVARYYNEDGRIEANFDQDKEIQKAVAVLKDAKTYQELLIPKQ is encoded by the coding sequence ATGCAGCGTTTAAAAACATTTTATCAGTCAGCAAAAGGTAAACTCATAATTACCGCAACTGCAATTAGTTCTGTATTTATAATTACTACGGCAGCAACCGGTGCCGATTTATTTGAAGTTGGAAAAAACATCGACATATTTACTTCTGTATATAAAGAATTAAATACTTATTATGTGGATGATGTTGATCCGAATAAATTAATGCGCACCGGAATTGATGCCATGCTGGAAAGTTTAGATCCTTACACAAATTATATTTCTGAAGCAGAATTAGAAGGATATAAATTTCAAATTACAGGAAATTATGGTGGTATTGGCGCAAGTATTCGTCCAATAGAAGGAAAACAAACTGTAATAGAATGTTTTGAAGGATTTGCTGCGGAAAAAGCAGGATTAATTCCCGGTGATATTATTTTAGAAATTGATGGTAAAAAATTATCAGATGTAAATGATGATGAAATTACCGATTTATTACGCGGTTCTCCGGGAACAACTTTAACATTAAAAGTAAATCGCCCATTTGTAGAAAAAACATTTGATGTAGTTGTTACCCGCGAAGATATTGATGTACATAATGTGCCATACTATGGTTTTGTGGAAGAGGGTATTGGTTATATCATTCTCTCACAATTTACTGAAGACGCAGGTTTAAACGTTGGTAATGCTGTTAAAGAATTGAAAAAAATTAATCCGAACATGAATGGTTTAATTTTAGATTTAAGAGGTAACCCGGGCGGACTTTTGCGCGAAGCTGTTAATGTATCGAATGTATTTATTAATAAAGGTGAAGCAGTATGCAGCACATTGGGTAAAGTAAAAGAATGGGATAAAACATTTAATACTTTAAACAGTGCAATCGACAGTAAAATAAGTTTAGTTGTTTTAACAAACAGTTCTTCAGCATCTGCATCAGAAATTGTTGCGGGAACTATTCAGGATTATGACCGCGGTGTAATACTTGGAGAAAAAAGTTTTGGAAAAGGATTAGTGCAAACTACACGTGATATTTCATACAACACGAAATTAAAATTAACAACAGCTAAATATTATATTCCCAGTGGGAGATGTATTCAGGCTTTAGATTATACGCATCGTAATCCGGATGGCAGCGTGGGTAAATTACCTGACTCATTAAAAACAGCTTTCAAAACTAAAAGTGGAAGAACTGTTTATGATGGTGGTGGAATTGATCCGGATGTAAAAGTTGAACGCGAAAGTTACCGCGATATCACCATCAGCTTAATTCGCAAAAATTTAATCTTTAATTACGCTACTTTATATCACTTTGAACATCCTACTATTGGAGATGCAAAAACATTTTCAATGAGCGACAAAGAATATGATGCATTTGTAACCTGGCTGCGCGATAAAGAATATGATTATACTACTGCAACGGAAAAAGATTTGGAATATCTGGAAGAAAGTGCAAAAGAAGATGCTTATTACGATGCTGTAAAAGATGATATTGCCAGCCTAAAAACGAAAATTAATCACGATAAGGAAAAAGACTTATATAAGTTTAAGGATGAAATTTTAGCCGAACTCAACGCAGAAATTGTTGCCCGCTACTATAATGAAGATGGTCGCATAGAGGCCAACTTCGATCAGGATAAGGAAATTCAAAAGGCGGTGGCCGTTTTAAAAGATGCAAAAACGTATCAGGAGCTGCTTATTCCTAAACAATAA